The Stenotrophomonas maltophilia genome includes a region encoding these proteins:
- a CDS encoding S9 family peptidase yields the protein MLIRRTSLAAAVAVATVGLLAAGPALADYAKPPEHLLKVLKAPPPPAPNVAPGGQRLLLTTAQTYPSISRVAQPYLKLAGVRLEPKNRSRHDTPGGYGIPACVADFTLVDIGSGKETKVNLPQGCATGALWSADGSHFAFQNAVDTSVQLWVGDAATGQVKQVPNVQLNPIFGYTVQWLGGSQNLLVKLVPANQGPAPSNGGVPTGPDAQESLGSSGESSTYEARDTLTSVHDEKLFAYYGASQLAVVDTAANSVRPVGQPALFNEVSAAPDGVHVLTESIKAPYSHAVTYQRFANDVAVLDIASGKSTPIASLPLADRVPVHGVPEGPRGFDWRATDPATLVYAEALDKGDWKVNVPHRDRVLMLKAPFNGKPTEITRTAQRFEGFAWTADPAVAFQYENDENRHWMQTRIVDVDQPKKEGRLLWDMSSDELYANPGNLVFTRLPNGAQVVRREGNHVFLSGRGASPQGDRPFLDRLDLGTLKSERLFRSSADAYEQFLGFSSTPGRYLTWHQSVIDPPNAFIRQQGEAVADAKTGEAQFASTATALTKLVDPTPEVRQIKKQLVTYKRADGVDLSFTLYTPPGYKEGQRVPAILYAYPADFANAAQAGQVSGSQQTFTRLQPYRLMLLAGYAIIDNASFPIVGDPKNAYDTYLEQLEADAKAAVDKAVDMGVVDRNRIGVTGHSHGGLMTANLIAHTKLFKAGVATSGSYNKTFTPFGFQNERRSVWQAQDVYLKASPFFYADKIKLPLLLVHGEDDANPGTEPFQSRKLYQAIRGNGGTTRLVMLPNEPHWYTALESNEQLVSEMLNWFDTYVKNAK from the coding sequence ATGCTCATCCGTCGAACCTCTCTGGCGGCGGCTGTTGCCGTTGCCACCGTCGGCCTGCTGGCCGCTGGCCCGGCGCTTGCCGATTACGCGAAGCCGCCGGAACACCTGCTCAAGGTGTTGAAGGCACCGCCGCCGCCGGCGCCGAACGTGGCCCCGGGCGGCCAGCGCCTGCTGCTGACCACCGCGCAGACCTACCCGTCGATCAGCCGCGTCGCCCAGCCGTACCTGAAGCTGGCTGGCGTGCGCCTGGAGCCGAAGAACCGCAGCCGCCATGACACGCCCGGTGGCTACGGCATTCCGGCCTGCGTGGCCGACTTCACCCTGGTCGACATCGGCAGCGGCAAGGAGACCAAGGTCAACCTGCCGCAGGGCTGCGCCACCGGCGCGCTGTGGTCGGCCGATGGCAGCCACTTCGCCTTCCAGAATGCGGTCGATACCAGCGTGCAGCTGTGGGTGGGCGATGCGGCCACCGGGCAGGTGAAGCAGGTGCCGAACGTGCAGCTGAACCCGATCTTCGGCTACACCGTGCAGTGGCTGGGTGGCAGCCAGAACCTGCTGGTGAAGCTGGTACCGGCCAATCAGGGCCCGGCACCGTCCAACGGCGGCGTACCGACCGGCCCGGATGCACAGGAGTCGCTGGGCAGCAGTGGCGAGAGCAGCACCTACGAGGCCCGCGACACGCTGACCAGCGTGCATGACGAGAAGCTGTTCGCTTATTACGGTGCCTCGCAGCTGGCCGTGGTCGATACCGCCGCCAACAGCGTGCGTCCGGTCGGGCAGCCGGCGCTGTTCAACGAAGTCAGCGCCGCACCCGATGGCGTGCACGTGCTGACCGAATCGATCAAGGCGCCATACTCGCATGCGGTGACCTACCAGCGCTTCGCCAACGACGTGGCCGTGCTGGACATCGCCAGCGGCAAATCCACGCCGATTGCCAGCCTGCCGCTGGCCGACCGCGTACCGGTGCATGGCGTGCCGGAAGGCCCGCGTGGCTTCGACTGGCGTGCCACCGATCCGGCCACCCTGGTCTATGCCGAGGCACTGGACAAGGGCGACTGGAAAGTCAACGTGCCGCACCGCGACCGCGTGCTGATGCTGAAGGCCCCGTTCAACGGCAAGCCGACCGAAATCACCCGTACCGCGCAGCGATTTGAGGGCTTCGCGTGGACCGCCGATCCGGCCGTGGCGTTCCAGTACGAGAACGACGAGAACCGCCACTGGATGCAGACCCGCATCGTCGATGTGGACCAGCCGAAGAAGGAAGGCCGCCTGCTGTGGGACATGTCCAGCGACGAGCTGTACGCCAACCCCGGCAACCTGGTCTTTACCCGCTTGCCGAATGGTGCGCAGGTGGTGCGCCGTGAGGGCAACCATGTGTTCCTCAGCGGCCGTGGCGCGTCGCCGCAGGGCGACCGTCCGTTCCTGGACCGCCTGGACCTGGGCACCCTGAAGAGCGAGCGCCTGTTCCGCAGCAGTGCCGACGCCTACGAACAGTTCCTCGGTTTCAGCAGCACGCCGGGGCGCTACCTGACCTGGCACCAGTCGGTGATCGATCCCCCGAACGCCTTCATCCGCCAGCAGGGTGAGGCAGTGGCTGATGCGAAGACCGGCGAGGCGCAGTTCGCGTCCACCGCGACCGCGCTGACCAAGCTGGTCGACCCGACCCCGGAGGTGCGCCAGATCAAGAAGCAGCTGGTGACCTACAAGCGTGCCGACGGCGTGGACCTGTCGTTCACCCTGTACACGCCGCCGGGCTACAAGGAAGGCCAGCGCGTGCCGGCGATCCTGTATGCGTACCCGGCCGACTTCGCCAATGCCGCGCAGGCCGGCCAGGTGTCCGGTTCGCAGCAGACCTTCACCCGTCTGCAGCCGTACCGCCTGATGCTGCTGGCCGGCTACGCGATCATCGACAACGCCTCGTTCCCGATCGTGGGTGACCCGAAGAACGCCTACGACACCTACCTGGAGCAGCTGGAAGCCGACGCCAAGGCGGCGGTGGACAAGGCCGTGGACATGGGCGTGGTCGACCGCAACCGCATCGGCGTGACCGGTCACAGCCACGGCGGCCTGATGACCGCCAACCTGATCGCGCACACCAAGCTGTTCAAGGCCGGCGTGGCGACCAGCGGTTCGTACAACAAGACCTTCACCCCGTTCGGCTTCCAGAACGAACGCCGCTCGGTCTGGCAGGCGCAGGACGTGTACCTGAAGGCCTCGCCGTTCTTCTATGCCGACAAGATCAAGCTGCCGCTGCTGCTGGTCCACGGCGAGGACGACGCCAATCCGGGCACCGAGCCGTTCCAGTCGCGCAAGCTGTACCAGGCGATCCGCGGCAACGGCGGTACCACCCGCTTGGTGATGCTGCCGAACGAGCCGCACTGGTACACCGCGCTGGAGTCGAACGAGCAGCTGGTATCGGAAATGCTGAACTGGTTCGACACCTACGTGAAGAACGCCAAGTGA